In the Cryptococcus neoformans var. neoformans JEC21 chromosome 1, complete sequence genome, one interval contains:
- a CDS encoding conserved expressed protein: MDEEKLGMGRTEVALALKTILDPALYPLCIADVDGVSHTTLVVACLRKLQGWHMDSIVDEISRFAPNYEDLPLVAFISSFCAPPSSSSASAGAPSTADQFTLPPPPYPAWLWPCPPSAQPRPKPRDRSSSTPAATPVSFNPLPFPHPLVARKHPTMRLVFPPLPPHAQTQLQSQPPGQQQQQQTLTALPLNSPGPIVPILPSPAHSDISRMPSLRHHREKSTTSSPTHTQSPPPPPPPATKDDAQTSVSPGPNAGAGVGRTDTVSDRAGSPEQGVLGVAANIVNASLNGIAGVLSSAGVTPPQAEEQAKSAKQAAVETPKDEEREGERERGDLTEGKAANQTITTSMNAFNMNREPTLSSSEMAESSTSGVTASADDVDDQDHLRESEGEEDEDDYDEEEEEEEEEEEDIRATSQYISALDLAGF; the protein is encoded by the exons atggacgaggagaagcTCGGCATGGGCAGGACAGAGGtcgccctcgccctcaAG ACCATCCTGGACCCGGCGCTGTACCCGCTGTGCATCGCCGACGTCGACGGCGTGTCGCATACAACGCTCGTGGTCGCGTGCCTCAGGAAGCTGCAGGGCTGGCATATGGACTCTATCGTCGACGAGATCAGCCG CTTTGCGCCAAACTACGAAGATCTGCCTCTCGTGGCATTCATAAGCTCCTTTTGCGCGCCgccctcgtcctcgtcggCGTCCGCGGGCGCGCCGTCCACCGCTGACCAATTCAcgctgccgccgccgccctACCCCGCATGGCTCTGGCCCTGTCCCCCCTCCGCCCAGCCCCGCCCCAAACCGCGCGACcggtcctcctccaccccgGCTGCCACACCCGTCTCCTTCAACCCgctccccttccctcacCCCCTTGTAGCCCGGAAGCACCCAACGATGCGGCTCGTCTTCCCGCCCTTGCCTCCCCACGCCCAGACCCAGCTTCAGTCTCAACCGCCaggacagcagcagcagcagcaaacGCTCACAGCTCTTCCGCTCAACAGCCCGGGACCCATTGTGCCCATTCTCCCGTCGCCCGCTCATTCTGACATCTCACGTATGCCGTCCCTTCGTCACCACCGCGAAAAAtcaacaacctcctcgCCCACCCACACTCAAAgcccccctccaccaccgccgcccgCCACAAAAGACGACGCTCAGACGTCCGTCTCACCAGGTCCCAACGCTGGAGCTGGCGTCGGACGCACCGATACCGTGTCAGACCGCGCGGGATCACCCGAACAAGGTGTCCTGGGCGTGGCAGCGAACATTGTCAATGCAAGTCTCAATGGGATCGCCGGCGTCCTGTCAAGTGCGGGTGTGACACCGCCCCAGGCAGAGGAACAGGCGAAATCGGCAAAACAGGCGGCCGTGGAAACCCcgaaggatgaggagcgAGAGGGTGAGCGAGAGCGTGGTGATTTAACAGAAGGAAAAGCTGCAAATCAAACTATAACCACGTCGATGAACGCCTTTAACATGAATCGTGAACCGACGTTATCGTCGTCGGAAATGGCGGAATCATCTACCAGCGGTGTCACCGCTTCGGCCGACGACGTAGACGATCAGGACCATCTACGAGAATcagaaggcgaagaggatgaagatgattacgacgaggaagaagaggaagaagaggaagaggaggaggatataCGAGCCACTTCTCAATATATAAGCGCTTTAGACCTTGCGGGCTTTTAG
- a CDS encoding expressed protein encodes MANPFSLINAPRPDDGSPPRQSGSSKFVILGPNIGQYFEVSSSEGSSCSSSPSTPSHSPNRLNHQHSFDTSKGRSPSPTECDEIDRVEYSSPAIEMEACQMSGWDSSVSELSEGDSETETSMIITPDRDIRDGQSQRLDIRDIALLLKQTSIKSEHPALRPNRLLSCRTTSSHTVVPRDFNRRCSESCSVTSASSSSFHAPQPGELNQHGDTVACEACGRGTTITNAKKIMPCQDVTCASCFSSTLGAVTVTQSQAKCPVCFCLIGTFEAVTLEDIVKLQHCSEKSPTTTLPSPFEHGLGVGPVVMRIDNVAWDITPAIVEAFLPRNSLSHRTLQPIHILLDRFDGRTKDYLYIEAATPQAAQTILKTCQNTFLSGGALTSGRRRPVTITPVSHSELIEELRPHSAQELHSLLALCQAAIDSNSGSKQSTSKYIKSRHGPYYALMSTMSKMNGEQSPSYWDMFYVASGAISALSKAITRQAYFRSSQGSPARSYPTDAITLVSEEDLLVRNKLLMLFEKCFGMMPRAN; translated from the exons ATGGCCAACCCTTTCTCACTCATTAATGCCCCACGGCCAGAT GACGGCAGCCCACCGCGCCAATCAGGTTCATCCAAATTCGTCATCCTCGGCCCGAACATTGGACAGTACTTTGAAGTATCAAGCTCAGAAGGATCCAGCTGCAgttcttcgccttccacTCCGTCGCATTCGCCTAACCGTCTCAATCATCAACACTCATTTGACACTTCTAAAGGCCGTTCACCCTCTCCGACTGAATGTGACGAGATTGACCGGGTAGAATATTCATCTCCAGCCATAGAAATGGAAGCATGCCAAATGTCGGGCTGGGACAGTAGTGTCTCCGAGTTGTCAGAGGGCGACTCGGAGACAGAGACTTCCATGATTATTACCCCTGATAGAGATATTCGGGATGGTCAAAGTCAGCGCTTGGATATCCGGGATATC GCCTTACTTCTCAAACAGACCTCCATCAAATCTGAACATCCGGCTTTGAGACCGAATCGCTTATTATCTTGCCGTACAACTTCGAGCCATACGGTGGTACCTCGTGACTTTAATCGTCGCTGTAGCGAATCTTGCTCTGTTACATCGGCCTCAAGCTCTAGTTTTCATGCCCCTCAGCCGGGAGAGTTGAACCAACATGGAGATACTGTGGCTTGTGAAGCTTGCGGTAGAGGCACGACAATCACTAACGCAAAAAAGATTATGCCTTGTCAA GATGTCACGTGTGCCTCTTGCTTCTCATCTACCCTCGGTGCCGTTACAGTAACCCAAAGTCAAGCCAAATGTCCTGTATGTTTCTGCTTAATCGGTACCTTTGAGGCTGTCACTTTGGAAGACATCGTGAAGCTCCAACACTGTTCGGAAAAGAGTCCCACGACCACGCTGCCCTCACCATTCGAGCATGGACTTGGAGTCGGACCCGTGGTAATGAGAATCGATAACGTGGCATGG GACATCACTCCGGCCATTGTTGAGGCCTTCCTTCCGAGAAATTCGTTATCTCACCGTACCCTTCAACCAATCCATATTCTCCTTGACAGATTCGACGGGCGTACTAAGGACTACCTG TATATCGAAGCCGCGACACCGCAAGCCGCACAAACTATACTCAAGACCTGTCAGAATACTTTCTTGTCCGGAGGAGCGCTCACTTCGGGAAGGAGACGGCCTGTTACCATCACTCCCGTATCGCATTCGGAGCTCATAGAAGAACTGCGTCCACATTCGGCTCAGGAACTCCATTCGCTACTCGCTCTTTGTCAAGCTGCTATAGACTCGAATTCTGGATCCAAACAAAGTACTTCAAAGTATATCAAGTCTCGCCATGGGCCATACTACGCCTTGATGTCAACAATGAGCAAAATGAATGGGGAGCAAAGTCCCTCTTACTGGGACATGTTCT ACGTCGCCTCTG GAGCCATCTCCGCATTAAGTAAAGCAATAACTCGCCAGGCCTACTTTCGTTCCTCACAAGGCTCCCCTGCTCGCTCATATCCCACCGACGCCATAACTCTTGTCTCTGAGGAAGATCTGCTCGTACGCAATAAATTACTGATGTTGTTCGAGAAGTGTTTTGGTATGATGCCAAGAGCTAATTAA
- a CDS encoding glutamate carboxypeptidase protein, putative, producing the protein MADPKFLQYVDDHKDDYINRLSKAVSIPSVSGNLSYVKDVEAMGEFLLEQLTSLGVKAEKRAIGTHTLEGKEVDLPPVIIGQIGQDPKKKTLLVYGHYDVQPALLEDGWLYPPFELTPDPNGSGRLYGRGSTDDKGPVMGWLNVLEAHKKLGIELPVNLKVCFEGMEENGSVNLDKFIESEKNKFFAGVDCMCISDNYWLDTKTPCLTYGLRGINYYEIKISGPDRDLHSGVFGGTVHEPMTDLIALMSKLVTPDGQILVTGIKDLIAPVTDDERAKFEAIHFQMEDIHAAVGGEVTISDDTVTTLMGRMRNPSLSLHGIEGAFSAPGSKTVIPCCVKGKFSIRLVPNLTVAGVTDLVVKYVEEEFKKLGSKNKMEVYLTHGGEPWIADPNHYSYRAAHKATESVYGQVPDYTREGGSIPVTLDFANILNLNVLLLPVGRGDDGAHSTNEKIDTDNYIRGTKLLGTYMYELAAAQA; encoded by the exons ATGGCCGATCCCAAGTTCCTCCAGTACGTCGACGACCACAAGGACGACTACATCAACAGGCTCTCAAAGGCCGTCTCCATTCCCTC TGTCTCCGGAAACCTCAG CTACGTCAAGGATGTCGAGGCTATGGGCGAGTTCCTCCTCGAGCAGCTCACTTCTCTTGGTGTCAAGGCAGAGAAGCGGGCTATTGGCACTCACACCCTTGAGGGCAAGGAAGTTGATCTCCCTCCTGTCATCATCGGCCAGATTGGCCAAGACCCCAAGAAG AAAACCCTCCTCGTCTATGGCCACTACGATGTCCAACCCGCTCTACTCGAAGACGGCTGGCTCTACCCTCCCTTTGAGCTCACCCCCGATCCCAACGGCAGTGGCCGACTTTACGGCCGTGGCTCAACCGATGACAAGGGTCCAGTCATGGGCTGGCTGAACGTCCTCGAGGCGCACAAGAAGCTTGGTATCGAGCTTCCTGTCAACCTCAAAGTCTGTTTTGAGGGTATGGAGGAGAATGGTTCTGTCAACCTGGACAAGTTTATTGAATCTGAAAAGAACAAGTTTTTCGCCGGTGTTGACTGCATGTGTATTTCTG ACAATTACTGGCTTGACACCAAGACCCCCTGTCTCACTTATGGTCTCAGAGGTATCAACTATTACGAGATCAAGATTTCTGGGCCTGACAGGGATCTTCACTCTGGTGTCTTTGGCGGTACCGTCCACGAACCGATGACGGATCTTATCGCTCTCA TGTCCAAGCTTGTCACTCCCGACGGCCAGATCCTCGTTACCGGTATCAAGGACCTCATCGCGCCTGTCACCGACGATGAGCGAGCCAAGTTTGAGGCTATCCACTTCCAGATGGAAGATATTCATGCCGCTGTTGGTGGTGAGGTCACCATCTCCGACGACACCGTTACGACT CTCatgggaaggatgaggaacCCTTCATTGTCTTTGCACGGTATTGAAGGTGCCTTTT CCGCCCCCGGTTCCAAGACTGTGATTCCCTGCTGTGTCAAGG GCAAATTCTCCATCCGTCTTGTACCCAATCTCACTGTTGCCGGTGTGACTGACCTCGTCGTCAAGTAcgttgaggaagagttCAAAAAACTTGGTTCCAAGAACAAGATGGAGGTGTATCTCACTCACGGTGGTGAGCCTTGGATT GCTGACCCCAAT cacTACTCTTATCGAGCGGCGCACAAGGCTACCGAGTCTGTTTACGGCCAAGTGCCCGACTATACCCGTGAAGGCGGTTCTATCCCTGTCACCCTCGACTTTGCCAACattctcaacctcaacgTCCTGTTGTTACCTGTCGGAAGGGGTGATGACGGAGCTCATTCCACCAACGAGAAGATTGACACTGACAACTACATCCGA GGCACCAAGCTTCTTGGAACTTATATGTACGAGCTCGCTGCGGCCCAGGCCTGA